Proteins encoded together in one Bacteroides ovatus window:
- the mads1 gene encoding methylation-associated defense system helix-turn-helix domain-containing protein MAD1 yields the protein MAYKVNSLEEMPNALSYLIESVEVLQTKVNALQHKQASNSPKWMDIDELCAYLPSHPAKQTVYGWVSTKQIPVHKINKALAFLQSEIDDWLKNKSHKTQDDLMEEAKQFVESKKIIR from the coding sequence ATGGCTTATAAAGTAAATTCGTTAGAGGAGATGCCGAATGCGTTGTCCTACTTGATTGAGTCCGTAGAAGTACTACAAACCAAAGTAAATGCCTTGCAGCATAAGCAGGCAAGTAATTCACCCAAGTGGATGGATATAGACGAGCTTTGCGCTTATCTACCATCGCATCCAGCCAAGCAAACGGTTTATGGATGGGTATCAACCAAACAGATTCCCGTACATAAAATAAATAAAGCGTTGGCTTTTCTGCAATCTGAGATTGACGATTGGTTGAAGAACAAATCGCATAAGACACAGGATGACTTAATGGAAGAAGCCAAACAATTTGTCGAATCTAAAAAGATTATCAGATGA
- a CDS encoding BT4734/BF3469 family protein, with product MMEMTDYCFSFFRKPIQNIEPMRAIGIVDAYRYIIGHYAQPQTENLRQMQSSPEAKRYKATHFDYCTFSGLFRKRNEKELIMHSGLMCLDFDHVKNIGELKQQLLNHEYFDTELLFVSPSGNGLKWIIPVDLKGWKHSRYFKAVANCIKATGLPLVDMSGSDVARSCFLPYDPQAYINHKYKNDVEENLFRPRLGECPF from the coding sequence ATGATGGAAATGACAGACTATTGTTTTTCATTCTTTCGCAAGCCCATTCAAAACATCGAACCGATGAGGGCTATAGGTATTGTGGATGCGTATCGTTATATCATCGGACATTATGCCCAACCACAAACCGAGAACCTTCGGCAGATGCAGTCCTCTCCCGAAGCCAAAAGGTACAAAGCCACCCATTTTGACTATTGTACTTTTTCGGGATTATTCCGGAAACGGAATGAAAAGGAACTGATTATGCACTCAGGATTGATGTGTTTGGATTTCGATCATGTGAAGAACATTGGGGAGTTAAAACAACAATTACTCAACCATGAGTATTTTGATACGGAACTGTTATTTGTCAGTCCATCCGGTAATGGATTGAAGTGGATAATACCTGTTGACTTGAAAGGCTGGAAACATTCCCGGTACTTCAAGGCTGTTGCCAACTGCATCAAAGCGACAGGTTTGCCATTAGTGGATATGTCCGGCAGTGATGTGGCTCGTTCATGCTTCTTACCCTACGACCCACAAGCATATATTAACCATAAATACAAAAATGATGTCGAAGAAAATCTTTTCCGCCCAAGATTGGGAGAATGTCCCTTCTGA
- a CDS encoding DUF3987 domain-containing protein — translation MSKKIFSAQDWENVPSEIQQAHTPSITLIYNKVKEDVECVVREIEQRAIDIASSYKDWVELGFALVDGLGENGREYYHRISRFYPAYKREKTDKQYTYCLHSKGQGITIRSFFHLANQAGISLAPFSKEHLSILPNIQNGKTGKWIKSEEELPVFPECVFEHLPPFLNEVVNNSISVDDRDTILIGAIVCLSVCFHNVCGVYDERIVYPNLYLFVVADAGMGKGALTLCRELVAPINRNLHELSKRMEQEYKEAMSAYIKGKKTDEMTMPTEPPMRMLVIPANSSASSFLKILGDNDGIGLLFESEGDTLSQTLKSDYGNYSDVLRKAFHHELVSLSRRKDREYCEVANPRVSVALAGTPEQVRRLIPDAENGLMSRFCFYIIRFKRGIRNVFATSDISQSKNAMFKLLGDKFCHLHENFVRQGNYSFSLPSDLQEHFIEYLSRVNEECCDEVDNKMQGVVRRMGLIAYRIMMVLTAVRHLDNVIHKSSSDETVQLVCHEFDYSIAMSICDTLLYHAVFIYQNLSGNQSKRFNAASQETGVYARRNTLYNMLPDTFTKKDYDAAVLTLGENGSTANKWIEAFIKDGKLSRIEQGKYRKIF, via the coding sequence ATGTCGAAGAAAATCTTTTCCGCCCAAGATTGGGAGAATGTCCCTTCTGAAATACAACAGGCACATACACCAAGTATTACCCTTATATATAATAAGGTAAAGGAAGATGTGGAATGTGTTGTTCGGGAGATAGAGCAGCGTGCCATTGATATAGCATCCAGTTATAAAGATTGGGTGGAGTTGGGCTTTGCGCTTGTGGATGGATTGGGAGAAAACGGACGGGAGTATTATCACCGCATCAGCAGGTTTTACCCTGCCTATAAAAGGGAAAAAACGGACAAACAATATACGTATTGTCTGCACTCCAAAGGACAAGGCATTACTATCCGCTCTTTCTTCCATTTGGCAAATCAAGCCGGAATCTCATTGGCTCCGTTCAGTAAAGAGCATTTATCCATTTTACCAAATATCCAAAATGGAAAAACGGGTAAATGGATAAAATCAGAAGAAGAACTTCCTGTATTTCCTGAATGTGTGTTTGAGCATCTTCCTCCTTTTCTAAATGAGGTTGTCAATAATTCCATTTCAGTAGATGACCGTGATACGATATTAATCGGGGCTATTGTGTGTTTGTCGGTATGCTTTCATAATGTTTGTGGCGTGTACGATGAACGCATTGTTTATCCGAATCTATATCTGTTCGTGGTGGCAGATGCCGGTATGGGAAAAGGAGCATTGACCTTATGCCGAGAATTGGTAGCTCCCATTAACCGTAATTTGCATGAACTTTCAAAGCGGATGGAACAGGAATACAAAGAAGCGATGAGCGCTTATATCAAAGGTAAGAAAACTGATGAAATGACTATGCCAACAGAACCGCCCATGCGTATGCTCGTCATTCCTGCCAATAGTAGCGCAAGTTCTTTCTTGAAGATATTGGGGGACAATGACGGAATCGGGCTGTTGTTTGAATCGGAAGGTGACACGTTAAGCCAGACTTTAAAGTCGGATTACGGCAATTATTCCGATGTGTTGCGAAAGGCATTTCATCATGAGCTGGTAAGTTTAAGTCGCCGTAAGGACAGGGAGTATTGCGAAGTAGCTAATCCGAGAGTTTCGGTAGCTTTGGCTGGAACTCCAGAACAGGTAAGAAGATTAATTCCTGATGCGGAGAACGGATTGATGAGTCGCTTTTGTTTCTATATTATCCGCTTCAAACGAGGTATAAGAAATGTGTTTGCCACAAGCGACATTTCTCAATCCAAGAATGCCATGTTCAAACTGTTGGGAGATAAATTCTGCCATTTGCATGAGAATTTTGTACGGCAGGGTAATTATTCCTTTTCTCTTCCCTCTGATTTGCAGGAACACTTTATTGAATATCTCAGTCGGGTGAATGAGGAATGTTGTGACGAAGTGGATAACAAGATGCAAGGAGTAGTCAGACGGATGGGACTGATTGCTTATCGTATAATGATGGTGTTGACTGCTGTCCGACATTTGGATAATGTGATTCACAAATCTTCTTCTGACGAGACTGTACAATTGGTTTGCCATGAGTTTGACTATTCCATAGCCATGAGTATTTGCGACACCCTGCTTTATCATGCCGTATTCATTTATCAGAATTTGTCAGGAAATCAGTCTAAGCGATTCAATGCCGCTTCGCAAGAGACGGGCGTTTATGCACGAAGGAACACCCTTTATAATATGTTGCCTGACACTTTCACAAAGAAAGATTATGATGCGGCGGTTTTAACTTTGGGCGAGAATGGAAGTACGGCAAACAAGTGGATAGAGGCCTTTATCAAAGATGGCAAACTAAGCCGAATAGAACAAGGTAAATATAGGAAGATTTTTTGA
- a CDS encoding MobC family plasmid mobilization relaxosome protein, whose amino-acid sequence MKKKKLGGRPKLANYQKRTKCFRVMFTENDYIYIQSKAQQAGLSVNEFCHQAAMGCEVGQRISPEMVSAIRDLSGIANNVNQIAHQMHIYGLEAVKQQCFSIISEVSRIITQVKNNNHDSED is encoded by the coding sequence ATGAAGAAAAAGAAACTTGGTGGTCGCCCAAAGTTAGCGAATTACCAGAAACGCACGAAATGTTTCCGGGTAATGTTTACCGAGAACGACTATATCTATATCCAATCCAAAGCCCAACAGGCTGGACTGTCTGTCAATGAATTTTGCCATCAGGCTGCAATGGGCTGTGAAGTTGGTCAGCGTATCAGTCCGGAAATGGTATCGGCAATCCGTGACCTTTCCGGTATAGCCAATAATGTCAACCAGATTGCCCATCAGATGCACATCTATGGTTTGGAAGCCGTGAAACAACAATGTTTTTCTATTATATCAGAAGTCAGTAGAATTATCACCCAAGTAAAGAATAACAATCATGATAGCGAAGATTAA
- a CDS encoding relaxase/mobilization nuclease domain-containing protein, with the protein MIAKIKTRADFGGIVNYANDQKNKKKSAILLAYEGVCAISNKTIADSFQIQASMRPKVKSSVKHVSLAFSPQDTIRFSDDEKGDTLMVEIAKKWMEQMGISNTQYIIARHHDTEHPHCHIVFNRIDNDGNLISDSNERIRNAKVCRALTKEYKLYFALKNSKARNKSRLRPHQLRKYNLRSAALDALAVSRSWNDFLGILKGQGIDMRFNHAENSDKIRGISFCMDEFSIAGSKLDCDLSFNSLCVTLGNVTTELIIQPHQAITSSGGGGTSNEQGWRDDKNKDSQRNEPFYKPSKRRR; encoded by the coding sequence ATGATAGCGAAGATTAAAACAAGAGCCGATTTTGGAGGGATAGTAAATTACGCCAATGATCAAAAGAACAAGAAAAAGAGTGCCATACTTTTAGCATACGAAGGTGTCTGTGCCATCAGCAATAAGACCATAGCCGATTCTTTTCAGATACAAGCTTCTATGCGTCCGAAAGTAAAAAGTTCGGTGAAACACGTATCACTTGCTTTCTCTCCGCAAGATACCATCCGTTTTTCCGATGATGAAAAAGGAGATACACTTATGGTGGAGATTGCCAAGAAATGGATGGAGCAGATGGGGATTAGCAATACCCAATATATCATAGCCAGGCATCATGATACGGAACATCCACATTGCCATATAGTGTTCAATCGGATAGATAATGACGGTAATCTCATTTCTGATAGCAACGAACGGATACGAAATGCAAAAGTCTGTCGAGCTTTAACCAAAGAATATAAACTTTACTTTGCCCTTAAAAACAGCAAAGCCAGAAATAAGAGCCGTTTACGTCCTCATCAATTACGGAAGTATAATCTACGTTCTGCAGCTCTTGATGCACTGGCTGTATCTCGCTCATGGAATGATTTTCTTGGCATTCTCAAAGGTCAGGGCATAGATATGCGTTTTAATCATGCTGAGAACTCTGATAAAATTCGTGGTATATCCTTTTGTATGGATGAATTTAGCATTGCAGGTTCTAAACTTGACTGTGATTTGAGTTTTAACAGCCTTTGCGTTACGTTGGGCAATGTAACTACAGAATTGATTATTCAACCCCATCAGGCCATAACTTCCAGTGGAGGTGGAGGAACAAGCAATGAACAAGGATGGCGAGACGATAAAAACAAGGATAGCCAAAGAAACGAACCTTTCTATAAACCCTCAAAACGTAGAAGATAA
- a CDS encoding master DNA invertase Mpi family serine-type recombinase, which yields MIYGYIRVSSDKQTVENQRFEINNFCERYKLVIDGWIEETISGMKSYNKRELGRLLLQIQKDDLIICAELSRLGRNLFMIMEILNICMTKECRVWTIKDNYRLGDDIQSKVLAFAFGLSAEIERNLISQRTKEALARKKAEGVTLGRPKGRKSSVEKYKLHGKENLIHELLKAKVSKRKISKLCKVDRNTLDRFIKQFLTE from the coding sequence ATGATTTACGGATACATTAGAGTAAGCAGCGATAAGCAGACAGTAGAGAATCAGCGTTTTGAAATTAATAATTTCTGTGAACGTTATAAACTTGTAATTGATGGTTGGATTGAGGAAACCATTAGTGGTATGAAATCATACAATAAACGTGAATTGGGTAGGCTTTTACTACAGATTCAGAAAGATGATCTCATTATCTGTGCAGAATTATCACGATTGGGAAGAAATCTATTCATGATTATGGAGATATTAAATATTTGTATGACCAAAGAATGTCGTGTGTGGACTATAAAAGACAACTATCGTCTTGGTGATGATATCCAAAGTAAGGTTCTTGCCTTTGCTTTTGGACTATCTGCTGAGATTGAACGTAATCTTATTAGCCAGCGCACGAAGGAGGCTTTGGCAAGAAAAAAAGCTGAAGGTGTGACATTGGGACGACCAAAGGGAAGAAAAAGTTCTGTAGAAAAATATAAACTTCATGGAAAAGAAAATCTTATTCATGAACTTTTAAAGGCAAAAGTTTCTAAGCGTAAAATTTCTAAATTATGTAAAGTTGATAGAAATACGCTTGACCGTTTTATAAAACAGTTTTTGACGGAATGA
- a CDS encoding Eco57I restriction-modification methylase domain-containing protein translates to MNYKEVIESKYNREAWQKLLYDIFRNKISFWNTPSAVHVSSRLAKEALNLGKISLVDGESIAIYEVELSDKVDIERNRRGIRDMLTTDWRNMGYAGAFMFCYRKDESILRFSYVSETWGFNKQGEYEKMSTNTKRYTYLLGEGRGCRTAIEQFGTLKNSKQTLSDITNAFSVETLTKQFYKDLFEWYQWAIEPSSNVSFPNNTGTEDDDREDLETKVIRLITRIMFVWFIKQKDLVPQRIFDIDYLQTILKEFDPYSQTVGNYYNAILQNLFFATLNRAIEDEQGNKRKFATNIKKDIKTLYRYAEMFNISENDVVTLFSEVPFLNGGLFECLDKTKTIDGVEQAYNYDGFSRNDKRFADGRYRNRAIIPNNLFFDSEKGLISILSRYNFTIEENSPEEQQVALDPELLGKVFENLLGAYNPETKETARNQSGSFYTPREIVNYMVDESLITYLGDTQFVRSLFNPDFTLDREKPEEYQRVAKRLKAIKILDPACGSGAFPMGLLNRMIDVLCRISPNEKVYDLKLAIIENCIYGSDIQSIAAQITKLRFFISLICDCEKDASKPNFGIPTLPNLETKFVAANSLIAKKKQASHCLFENPDIEPTKQKLIEVRHEHFSAKTANRKSTLREKDKVLREKLARLLADDKDFAPEDAIQLAAWNPYDQNTVAEFFDPAWMFGVSDGFDIVIGNPPYIQLQNNGGELAKLYEPCDYKTFAKTGDIYCLFYERGWQLLKPKGHLCYITSNKWMRAGYGEKTRGFFAKNTNPQLLIDFAGVKIFESATVDTNILLFSKEDNKHKTLCTVTNKQNKDGVKNLSVFVQHSGAVCDFSSSDSWVILSPIEQSIKRKIEAVGTPLKDWDIQINYGIKTGYNDAFIIDTEKREAILANCQTEEERKRTAELIRPILRGRDIRRYGYKWAELWIINIHNGIKGKLPRIKIEEYPAIKAHLDLYWDKISKRTDKGDTPYNLRNCAYMEDFNKPKIVYPNMTKYMPFVYDDNAYCTNQKCFIITGQAIAYLTAFFNSSLFKFCFRDSFPELQGGTREMSKIFFDKIPVMQVTDEMNARFRSAVNDIQNVYSKSKAMAIDSMIFDLYNLSEKERQVIGFVEIE, encoded by the coding sequence ATGAACTACAAAGAAGTCATCGAATCTAAATATAATCGTGAGGCTTGGCAAAAATTGCTTTATGATATATTCCGAAACAAAATTAGTTTTTGGAACACTCCTTCTGCGGTCCACGTAAGTAGCCGCTTAGCTAAAGAAGCATTGAATCTTGGCAAAATATCTCTTGTAGATGGAGAATCTATAGCCATATACGAAGTGGAATTGAGTGACAAAGTTGACATTGAGCGTAACCGTCGTGGCATTCGTGATATGCTCACTACAGATTGGCGTAATATGGGGTATGCTGGAGCATTTATGTTCTGTTATCGTAAGGATGAAAGCATTCTTAGATTCTCATACGTAAGTGAAACTTGGGGGTTTAACAAACAAGGCGAATATGAAAAGATGTCAACTAATACAAAACGCTATACATATTTGCTTGGCGAAGGTCGTGGATGCCGTACTGCCATAGAACAGTTTGGCACATTGAAAAATAGCAAACAGACACTCAGTGACATAACGAATGCATTTTCTGTCGAGACACTCACAAAGCAGTTCTACAAGGATTTATTCGAATGGTATCAATGGGCTATAGAACCATCATCTAATGTTTCTTTTCCCAATAATACGGGAACTGAAGATGATGACCGTGAGGATTTAGAAACAAAAGTAATTCGACTTATTACCCGTATTATGTTCGTATGGTTCATCAAGCAGAAGGACTTGGTACCACAACGGATATTCGATATTGATTATTTGCAGACTATCCTAAAAGAGTTTGACCCATATAGTCAGACTGTTGGAAACTATTACAATGCAATTCTCCAGAACTTGTTCTTTGCAACACTTAACCGTGCTATTGAAGATGAACAAGGAAACAAACGCAAGTTCGCTACCAATATAAAGAAAGATATCAAAACCCTCTATCGCTATGCCGAAATGTTTAACATCAGCGAGAATGATGTCGTTACCTTATTCTCAGAAGTCCCCTTCCTTAATGGTGGACTCTTTGAATGCCTTGATAAGACCAAGACGATTGACGGTGTTGAACAGGCCTACAATTATGATGGCTTCAGTCGCAACGACAAACGTTTTGCTGATGGGCGCTATCGCAATCGTGCCATTATCCCTAACAATCTGTTCTTCGATTCAGAGAAAGGACTGATTTCAATCCTCAGCCGCTACAACTTTACAATAGAGGAAAATTCACCCGAAGAACAGCAGGTAGCCCTTGACCCAGAATTGTTAGGTAAAGTATTTGAGAATCTATTAGGCGCATACAACCCCGAAACAAAGGAAACAGCGCGAAATCAAAGTGGTTCGTTCTATACGCCCCGTGAAATAGTCAATTACATGGTAGACGAAAGTCTCATTACCTATTTAGGAGATACTCAATTTGTACGTTCCTTATTCAATCCAGATTTCACCCTTGACAGAGAAAAACCAGAAGAATATCAGCGTGTCGCTAAAAGATTAAAGGCTATCAAAATACTTGACCCGGCTTGTGGTTCTGGAGCATTCCCGATGGGATTGCTTAATCGCATGATAGATGTGCTCTGTCGTATTTCTCCAAATGAGAAAGTGTATGACTTGAAATTGGCAATCATAGAAAATTGCATCTATGGCAGCGACATTCAGAGTATCGCAGCCCAAATAACAAAACTACGCTTTTTTATCTCACTGATTTGCGATTGTGAAAAAGATGCTTCTAAACCAAACTTTGGCATACCGACATTACCAAACCTCGAAACAAAGTTTGTCGCTGCCAATTCTTTGATTGCTAAAAAGAAGCAAGCTTCACACTGTTTATTTGAGAATCCGGATATTGAGCCAACAAAACAGAAATTGATAGAAGTCCGTCATGAACATTTTTCTGCAAAAACTGCTAACCGCAAAAGTACCTTACGAGAAAAGGACAAGGTATTACGTGAAAAATTAGCTAGATTACTGGCGGATGACAAAGACTTTGCCCCTGAAGATGCTATACAATTGGCAGCATGGAATCCTTATGACCAAAATACAGTAGCAGAGTTCTTCGATCCTGCTTGGATGTTTGGAGTCAGCGATGGCTTCGATATAGTAATAGGTAACCCTCCATACATCCAGTTACAAAATAATGGTGGTGAATTGGCTAAACTCTATGAACCATGTGACTATAAAACATTCGCAAAAACGGGAGACATATATTGCCTTTTCTACGAACGTGGATGGCAATTACTGAAACCCAAAGGTCATCTTTGTTATATCACGTCCAACAAATGGATGCGTGCCGGATACGGAGAAAAAACACGTGGATTCTTTGCTAAGAATACAAATCCCCAATTGCTTATAGACTTCGCAGGCGTGAAAATATTTGAGAGTGCTACAGTTGATACAAACATCTTACTCTTTTCTAAAGAAGATAACAAGCATAAAACTTTATGCACTGTCACCAATAAACAAAATAAAGATGGCGTTAAGAATTTGAGCGTTTTCGTGCAGCATAGCGGAGCGGTGTGTGATTTTTCTTCTTCCGATTCATGGGTTATCCTATCTCCTATCGAGCAAAGCATCAAGCGGAAGATAGAAGCCGTAGGAACACCTTTGAAGGATTGGGATATTCAAATCAACTATGGAATAAAGACAGGTTATAATGATGCTTTTATCATTGATACGGAAAAACGTGAAGCGATATTGGCGAATTGCCAGACGGAAGAAGAACGCAAAAGAACGGCTGAACTTATACGACCGATTTTGCGTGGCAGAGATATTAGGAGATACGGGTATAAATGGGCTGAATTATGGATTATCAACATTCATAATGGTATAAAAGGTAAATTACCTCGCATCAAAATCGAAGAGTATCCTGCCATAAAAGCTCATTTAGATTTATATTGGGATAAAATATCGAAAAGAACAGACAAAGGAGATACGCCATATAACCTTCGTAACTGTGCTTATATGGAGGATTTTAATAAGCCAAAAATTGTCTATCCCAACATGACAAAATATATGCCGTTCGTATATGATGACAATGCTTATTGTACAAATCAAAAGTGTTTCATTATAACAGGTCAAGCTATAGCATATCTTACTGCATTCTTCAATTCTTCTTTGTTCAAGTTCTGCTTCCGTGATTCATTTCCAGAACTACAAGGTGGAACTCGTGAAATGAGCAAAATTTTTTTTGACAAAATTCCAGTAATGCAGGTGACAGACGAAATGAATGCACGATTCAGGTCTGCTGTTAATGATATTCAGAATGTATATAGCAAGTCGAAAGCCATGGCAATAGATTCCATGATTTTCGACTTATATAATCTATCAGAGAAAGAACGACAAGTTATTGGCTTTGTTGAGATTGAGTAA